The following are encoded in a window of Patescibacteria group bacterium genomic DNA:
- the heR gene encoding heliorhodopsin HeR, whose translation MGQNLQNLNFRVGLVHLAQAIVLFYIANYALKIPIITRFFDAGPDGSITATPAQLVDIPIAIIGPIFLLIAAVFHLFIASPAYIQKYESNIKKGINPLRWVEYSISSSLMLVVLLMMGGLIELPSVVFVFTLNWIMNMMGLEMERYNQISDKTSWFPFNIGVVAGIVPWIIGGLYFWASTNNIADSIPWYAQLGFVITFLFFNSFAVNMWLQYKKIGPWKNYVYGEKGYIWLSLIAKSALAWVIVLGTLNQVSR comes from the coding sequence TTGGGTCAAAACCTTCAAAATCTTAACTTCAGAGTAGGCCTTGTACACTTAGCACAGGCTATAGTTTTGTTTTATATCGCCAATTATGCGCTTAAGATCCCAATAATCACTCGCTTTTTCGATGCTGGCCCTGATGGTAGTATTACCGCAACACCTGCTCAGCTCGTGGATATTCCAATAGCAATCATAGGCCCAATTTTTCTTTTGATAGCTGCGGTATTCCACCTTTTTATTGCCTCACCAGCATATATTCAAAAATATGAATCAAATATTAAAAAAGGCATTAACCCATTGCGCTGGGTAGAGTACTCCATAAGTTCTTCATTGATGTTAGTGGTGCTACTAATGATGGGTGGGCTTATCGAACTTCCAAGCGTTGTGTTCGTCTTTACGCTTAATTGGATAATGAATATGATGGGCCTAGAGATGGAGCGGTATAATCAAATAAGCGACAAGACATCCTGGTTTCCTTTCAATATCGGGGTTGTCGCAGGCATAGTGCCTTGGATAATAGGTGGCCTATACTTCTGGGCTAGCACCAATAACATTGCCGATTCTATCCCTTGGTACGCTCAGCTCGGCTTTGTCATTACCTTTTTGTTTTTCAATAGTTTTGCCGTCAATATGTGGTTGCAGTACAAAAAAATCGGCCCCTGGAAAAACTATGTGTACGGAGAAAAAGGATACATATGGCTTAGCCTTATCGCTAAGTCTGCGCTGGCCTGGGTTATTGTCCTGGGTACGCTGAATCAAGTGAGCAGGTGA
- a CDS encoding potassium channel family protein yields MEDNREESTIANALKFRWVILTAVTVIATGTVFYRYFMPLKWLDAIYFSVITITTVGYGDIHPTNDITKIFTIFYVLIGVGIIASSLNIIVKISAQKRLKKITRRKTLGKKK; encoded by the coding sequence ATGGAAGACAACCGAGAAGAAAGTACGATTGCAAACGCCCTGAAATTTCGCTGGGTTATATTGACTGCAGTTACTGTAATAGCCACGGGCACTGTGTTCTACCGATACTTCATGCCACTGAAGTGGCTAGATGCCATATACTTTTCGGTGATCACTATTACCACGGTAGGCTATGGCGATATCCACCCCACTAATGACATAACTAAAATTTTTACGATATTCTATGTCCTTATCGGCGTGGGCATTATTGCCTCTAGCCTCAATATCATAGTTAAAATCTCAGCTCAAAAGAGACTCAAAAAGATTACTCGCCGAAAAACTCTCGGCAAGAAGAAATAA